The sequence TACATCACTGTCTCCACCGCTTGCAACGTCCGTTTAACGTTCGGCAGAATCGCTTCGATCAGTGTTGGTGCGTATGGCAACGGTAAGTCCATGCTGTTGACCCGAACGACGGGTGCATCCAGATAATCGAATGCATTCCGCTGAATATTGTACGTCAACTCCGACGAAATAGCGGCCAGCGGCCATGCTTCTTCAACGATGACGCAGCGGTTTGTTTTCTTCACCGAGTTAATAATCGTTGCATAATCGATCGGACGAACGGAGCGCAGGTCAATTACTTCGGCAGAAATACCATTTTTTGCCAACTCTTCAGCCGCAGCCAACGCAACCTTCATAATTTTACCGAAGGATACAATCGTTACATCATTGCCCTCACGAACAATGTTAGCTAGCCCAATTGGAATCAGGTACTCTTCTTCCGGCACTTGCCCCTTATCGCCATACATAAGCTCCGATTCCATGAAAATGACCGGGTCATTATCACGAATGCAGGACTTGAGTAATCCTTTGGCATCATAAGGATTTGACGGAACAACAACTTTCAGGCCCGATGTATTGGCAAACCAGTTCTCGAAGTTTTGCGAGTGCTGGCTCGACAGCATCCCGGCATTGCCCGTGGGGCCCCGAAACACAATCGGGCAGGAATATTGCCCGCCCGACATTGACATTACTTTAGCTGCTGAATTAATGACCTGATCAATCGCCACCAGCGAGAAGTTAAAGGTCATAAATTCAATAATCGGCCGAAGGCCGTTGATCGCGGAACCAACGCCAATACCGGCGAAACCTAATTCGGCGATAGGCGTATCAATCACCCGTTCCGGGCCAAATTCATCCAGCATTCCCTGACTGACTTTGTAGGCTCCGTTGTATTCGGCGACTTCTTCGCCCATCAGATAGACTTTCGGGTCCCGGCGCATTTCTTCCGACATGGCCTCCCGCAGGGCTTCGCGGAACTGTATTTCTCTCATCCTGAATCGGTTGATTTCGTTTTATGTCACTTCGATCAATCGTACGACTAATCGATGACATTGGCTAAAAAACTGATCAAAATTAGGCAAAATGCCCTGATTCGTCAAATGATCGTTTACGGCTTCTTTCAATATTAATCAGATGCCCTCTTACACCCATGTTAAATAGGCATAAGAGGGCAACCTGCTTCCCGTTTCCGGCATCATCGTATTGAATCGATGACTCCATATGCACGCTTTTACTGCTGGCCTTTTTCATTGTAGTGTTAGTCGAGAGAAATCGGGCGTTGGTCGAAATGTTAAATTTCCATAACGGCATGTAACCTTCTTTTGTGACGACTTAGCTTTGCCCTACTACTCCCACAACAAACCAGTGATCTTTCCTTTCCCTTCGTTATGAAAAACCTTTTCCTGGTCTTATTCTTAACTTTTCCATTAATAGCCTTCGGTCAATCAAATTCAGGACGCATTACCGGTTTCCTTACCGACTCTGTTACAACGAAACCAATCCCCTTTGCAACGGTCGCTTTACAAACGGCCGACAGTAAACTCATCACTGGTGTAACAACTGACGAGAACGGAGCTTTTACTATTGATAAAGTGGCTATAGGCGCCTATAAGCTCGTTTTCTCATTTGTTGGCTATCGAACGAGTGTGCTCAATAATGTAGCGATCACAAACGAAAAGCCAGTTACAGATGTAGGAAAAGTCGTTGTATCACCCGACAGCCACAATCTGAAGGAAGTAAATGTAGTTGGGCAAAAAGCGCTGGTTGAGGATAAAGGCGATCGTCTTGTTTATAATGCGGAAAAAGATGTGTCGAATACCGGCGGAACAGCCGTAGATGTACTACGCAAAGTGCCGATGCTAACGGTCGATTTAGATGGTAATCTGAAGATGCGTGGTAGTGGCAACATTAAAGTACTGGTCAACGGGAAGCCGTCGTCAATAATGGCGCGAAATCTGGCCGATGCCCTCAAACAGATGCCAGCCAATATCATTAAATCGGTGGAAGTAATCACCAGCCCCGGCGCGAAATATGATGCTGAAGGCTCAGCCGGTGTTATAAATATCATTACAAAAAAAGGAGTGCAGGGCACAAATGGAACGGTGAATGCAACGGGTGGTAACATGAACCGTTCATTGGGCGGCAATCTGAACGTAAAAGGCAAAAAGCTTGGGCTGGCCATTTCTCTGAATGGTTATCAGTACCGAAACATTGGCGAAAATAGCAGTACGCGTACGGCCTTAACAGATGGGAAGCCTACGAGTATTTTGCGTCAGCGTACAAGCCGCGATAACACCGGTACGGGAGGTTTTGGCGAGATGAGTCTTGATTATGACCCGGATTCAACGAACCGGATCAATTTTTCGGGTAATGCCTGGGGCGGTAATTTCCCGATGAATAGCACGCTCGACAGTCGCCTGGTTGATATGCAGGGTAACGTATCGCAGAACTATCACCGTGACATCAGGTTCCGAAATCCATACGGGAATACGGAGTTTAACCTCGGCTGGACCAAATCATTCAAAAAACCAGGACAGGAGCTGGCTGTTCTGACTCAATATGCGCGAATGCCCGATAACTACTATTACACCATTACGCAAACGGATATGACGTCGGAAGTGCCGACGTATCTGGAACGCAGCACTAACCTGAGTCGAAATAACGAATATACCTTCCAGACGGATTATTCCCACCCGTTCACAGCTCGAACAAAGCGGGACACACTGACATTTAAGGCAGAGGCTGGTGCAAAAGCGATCCTGCGTGATATTGGCAGTGAGTTTGTTATTGAGCAGGCATTGACCGGTCTGGAAGGCGATTATGCCGTTGACCCTGGTCGATCTAATGAGTTTACCTACAACCAGCGGGTGGTGGCTGGTTACGCATCTCTGAAAATAGACACCAAACGCAAATGGAACCTAACCGCCGGAACACGGCTGGAACACACCCGTATCGAAGGTGATTTTGTGACAAACCAAAGTCGATTCACCAATCAATACCAGAATCTGATTCCCAGCTTTACGCTTGCCAAAACGCTTTGGAAGAAGCACACGTTTAAAGTCAGCTATACCCAACGGATTTCACGACCGCTCATCTGGTATCTGAATCCATATAAGAATTACAGTGATCCGAAGAACGTTCAGACAGGTAATCCATTTCTAAATCCAGAGCTAACTCACGCGACAGAGCTGTCGTACAGTACCTTTGGCAAAGAAGGTTCATCGTTCAACGCGGCCGTTTTCTGGCGGCAGACTAACAATTCCATTGAATGGCTCGCCGTGGTCGACGGACAGGGCGCGGCACTCTCGTCACCGCAAAACATTGGCCGCAATGCCAGCTATGGGGCCAATCTCAATCTAACGCTTCAGCCCAACAAAAATCTCAATTTTAGCATTGGCTCCGATTTAACCTACGTCGATCTCACAAGCGTTGCTCTCAATCAGCGCACGAGTGGTTGGGTATGGAGTACAAGCCCAAATATCTCCTATAAATTACCCAAAGATTTAACACTACAGGCCAATGGTTACGTTGGATCAGGCTGGATATCGCTCCAGAGCAGAAATTCCGGCTGGTATTATTATGGTCTATCGGCCAAAAAGGAATTTATGGACAAGAAAGTCAGCCTGACCATGAACCTCAACAACCCATTTAACCGAACAGTTAAAATAACGGGGGATCAGTTTGCGCCTTCATTCACTGCCCAGAATACATCGTTATTCGTAAACCGTTCTATCCGACTGACACTCAGCTACAAATTCGGGCAAATGAGTTCGGGAGGAAAACAAAGCCGTAAAATTAGTAATGATGACAAGAAGTGATACCGACGGTTACTGATCAACTAGAGAAACCAGGAAAACGCATTAGCTCCGGTTCTTCAACGATGCCTGCTTTAAATCTTCGATTACAATTTCCTCAAAGCCGGGCAGCGTTTTATAAGCGTAGATCGCCCGCCAGTTCGTGTCGTTGTAATCGTAAGAAACTTCTAAATAAGGTTTCGTTCCGGTAGGCTCCGTATCACTTTGGCGGACGTTGATCCGAACCGGGATGTCGTGATAATACTTGAAGTAATTCGGATGAGTCAGGTAACCGAGCGGGGTGGTATCCCACGGAACGAATCCATCTACGCCGAAGAGTTCTTCATTAAATTGCTGCCAGGGACGTAGTTGATCATAAACCCATTGGTCATCTGCGGAACCATTAGCCAGAAAATCGATGTCTGTTTTGCCCAGAAACGTATAAATGCTACACTCATAACCCGACAATACCATTCTAACGCCCGCATTGAACAAAATCCGGAAGGACTCCGGGTCCATTTCGAAATTATAGTCCCCGACTGAAAGCTTCTCTAAGCCCGGCTTGAAGGGTAGCCCCGGCGTCCGGCCTGCACACACGACGACTTCTTCAATCTGAGGGATCAGTTCCGGATGATTTTTGATCAACGTTGCCACATTCGTGACCGGCCCAATGGCCAGAATGGGCATTTTTTCCTTTCGTAGTGCATTAGCCAGCGCACGCGTAGCATCATTTTCCACCCCAACATCGTTGGCTGTATCAGAGCCCCGGTATACCGGAATCGTCCGACCCGTTTTGTTATACCAACCCAGAATTTTCTGTGTTACCTCATAGGCATAATTGGCGTAGGTAATCGTACTAATTCCAACGATCTCCACTTTATCGGGATGTTCAAGCGCCATAATGAGCGCGATGGCATCATCGACCTCGCGGGGCGTTTTATCTTTCATACCGATCATAATATCAGTATCAAGCCAGATCCGGCGGGGCTTAGTAAGGGGTTGAGCAAAATCAGCAGATAACATTAGAAACTAAAGAAAAAGACGACTATTTTGATTTCATGCATTTATTTGAAACAAATGCATGAAGGTTACTAAGAACAAGAACAGATAAGTAGCCTTGCCGTTTCTGTATTCAGTTTATTGAAGCATATGCCGGGCTTCAGTGAGCAGTGACTGTTTTTGCTCCAGCGATAAACTCAGTGGCAATTGTGCCAGCCCAATCAGTCGTCGCATAATTTCAACGCCGGTGAATTGCTGACGCAGCGTATCGTCAAACCCAGCTGGTTTTTCGTAATCCGACAGAATGGCATTCAAGGTGGATAATGGCTGCTGGGCCATCATCAGGTGGGCGATCATTACGCCTAAATCAAACTCGGGGGGGCCGTAGAAGCAGAATTCAGGATCAATTATTTTTATACTGGATTCCTGATTGACTGTTGTTTGTAGCCAGCTTCCTGGATAATAGTCGCCATGCAACAGCGTTTTGGGTGCAGCCACTCCTCCTCTGTAGAGCTGACTTTCTGATAAATAAATCTCACCAAGCTGCTCAACGATCATTTTCAACTTAGCATCCTGCTTATATGGCATAGCTAATTTCTGTAAACCTGGCTGAATCGTATTCAGATCGAATCCGTTATCTTCCAGAAATGGATAGTTGAAAATGTGCTCGTGATTGAGCGCCCGCATGTCATGATTAGCAAAGATCGGGTCGGGGGCTTCAACCGAAAACTGGTGGTGCAGTTCGGATAAATACTCTGTGAGGGCCAGCGTATCGGACTCATTCAGGAGCTGGCCGGGCTGGTACAAAAATGTGTAGTCGCTGGAATCGCCTAAATCCTGAAGGACAAGAATATTATTTTCGTCGTCGGCACCCAGAAGCTGTGGCATATAACTTGCCAGCATTGGGATTGGCTGCGTTTTCTGATAGAACCGTCCTTCAATAACCGCCCGGTTAGCCGGAGCCGGAATCGTTGGATACTTCTCCACATAATCCCGTGACTGCTTGACAATCAGCGTCCGATTGGGTGTTGTAACACGCAGCGTATAGTTCATATTCCCTTCGCCTGGTTTTTCGACTGATGAGATTATTTCTTCAGTATCGAGCCAGCCACGTCGACGGAGGTAATCTTGTAGAATATCAATTTTTTGAGCGTCAAGGTGCAGCATATCTGATCGGTTAAGGAATAAACTATACGTTATCTACAGGCAAATAGATTGACAACTTATTCCCGATCAATCTGTTCAGGCTATCGGACAACAGCCAATTTCCCGGCCAGACTTTCGGTTCCATCGGCCGTAACGACGACGACCAGATAGATACCCGTTTGCGCCGACCGGCCCCGATAATCGCGCAGATTCCAGGTAGCGGTTCCTCCCTGCGAACGGGTCTCATAGACCAATTGCCCGCCCGCATCCAAAATTTTAACGGTCGAGTTTTCAGTCAGCCCATTCATACCAACCGTTCCTGTAAAATCAGGCCGGACAGGGTTGGGAAAAATAGTGAGGCTATTCAATACGCTGGCAGGTTCGGTGGCCGGGCCCCGATAAGAGATTATACCCGTAGACTGGCTAGGCATTCCGGTTTCAATAAATACAGTTCCGCTTATCGGCTCAATAGCCAGTGCCTGAACGTAATTAGCCGGTAATGGGCTTGTATCAGCCGTAAAAGTGTCGAGCAATTGAGACCCGTCAGGCGCAACGTGGTAAAGTCCATCACGTGTTCCGATCCATTTACGATTACCCCCATCGACTGCAATGGCCGTAATGGGCACATTCGCCAGCAACCGGCGTCGGTTAAGCAGGGGTGGCTGCGCATCGATACTGACATCAAAGGCGCCGTATGGGTTATCGAAGACCGTAGGGCCAAGATCGGTTCCTACCCATATGGCACCATTACGATCCTTTACCAATGTTTGTATTGAGTTTGTCAATAATCCACCCTGACCGGTCAACGTTGTCAAATATCGGCTCCGATTCGCCTGTGGATCAAAAACCAGAATGCCCCCAGAGCTTAACCGAAGCCATAAAAAGCCATTATCGTCCGGAACAACCTGCGCAATGCCAGGGTGATTAACTGTCGAAAACGACTGAAATTGCCCATCCGGCCGCCGAACATGTAAGGTAGCCTGCTGGGCATTAGGTCCAGCCGTTGCTATCCATAGATTACCATCGACGTCAGTTGCCAGACTGCTGATATAGGCACCAATAGTGGCTGGCAACGTAACAGCGTTAAGCGTCTGATCATCAGAACGGCTCCACAATCCACCACCGTAGCTACCCATAAATAACTTCTGCTCAGTTGACAGATAAACCGCCGAATTAAATCCCTGAGCGGGGCCACTGGTCGAATTCGTCAGCCACCGCTCATTAGGTATAGACAATAGTTCAGCCGGGGGCTGACTGGGATTTAATTGGGTGGCATCCTGCGGCCCATTAGGTAAAGCAACAAGCGTTTGTGAATAGGCATACAGCGCGGCAAACAGATCCTGAGTTGGCCCTTCGGGAGAAACCCGTTGCAATACGCCTGCACTTCCAGATAGTAACCCACTCTGTGTATCGGCAATCCAGATAGTACTCCCATCCAGCATAATTTCGCGTGGATTAGCCAGTAAAGCGCTGGTAACTGAACCAGAACCAGGTAATGTTACGGCCTTATCCGTTGCCAGAATAAGGCCAGCTGCAGCCGGAAACTGTCGAATAAGTGGATTCGAAAGCGATTGCGTGAGTACCCACCGACCGGTTTGCCGTTCGTAAATGCCCTGTCCGTTAACCGTTACGGATAACCGCCCCTGATTGGTAACGATGGATTCGAGTTGAGACCCAGGTTCTGGAACAATTTTCCAGTTGGCCGGATCAGCAATATTGACATTTGCCGCAAAACGCACAGCCCGGATTCGTCGCCCGGATTCGGCAGAGAGTAAAGGGGCCGTTAGGGCATAGAGACTATCAGCGGTCGTAGTGGTCTGATAAATAGGTAGCGCTGAGCCATCGGACCGTTGGCTAAAGTATGTATCCCGGATTTCGTTCTTAACCACATCCAGCAAGACAAGACCAAAATCAGTGCTGAGGTAAGCATTTGTACCAACACGGTTAATGTGGTTGATCGTACGGGAGATGGGTAGATTCGTAGCCGTAAGAATCGTGTTTACGTTTACGACACCAACCGGCTCACCAGCGTCTGATAATGACAGAAAATCCAGATTACCATTCTGATAAGCGATCAACAGCCGTTTCTGATCCGCCAGATAGAATAAACGACTGATACCAACATCGCTGAGTCCATCTTTCTTCGACAGCGTGACCGTTTGATTCGTGGCTTTATCGACGTAGAAAAACCCATTCTTAGTGGCCGCATAAACCGTATTGGCCGTTATGGCAACGGTCTGACCCGACCGATAACTGGCGTGCGACTGCCAGCTGCCGATCTGAGAAAATGATGAATGATGAATAATAAATGATACGACTATGCTAAGCAACCACAGCCGCCCAGTTTTTGTCCTATACATGAATTGTTCATCACTCATCATTATGAGCATCTTCGTAAGCCCATTCTTTCTGGCCAGCGTCCTCGCCCAGGTTGTAACAACGACGGCAACGGGCTTCGTAACTATCCGT comes from Spirosoma aureum and encodes:
- the porZ gene encoding type IX secretion system anionic LPS delivery protein PorZ; the encoded protein is MYRTKTGRLWLLSIVVSFIIHHSSFSQIGSWQSHASYRSGQTVAITANTVYAATKNGFFYVDKATNQTVTLSKKDGLSDVGISRLFYLADQKRLLIAYQNGNLDFLSLSDAGEPVGVVNVNTILTATNLPISRTINHINRVGTNAYLSTDFGLVLLDVVKNEIRDTYFSQRSDGSALPIYQTTTTADSLYALTAPLLSAESGRRIRAVRFAANVNIADPANWKIVPEPGSQLESIVTNQGRLSVTVNGQGIYERQTGRWVLTQSLSNPLIRQFPAAAGLILATDKAVTLPGSGSVTSALLANPREIMLDGSTIWIADTQSGLLSGSAGVLQRVSPEGPTQDLFAALYAYSQTLVALPNGPQDATQLNPSQPPAELLSIPNERWLTNSTSGPAQGFNSAVYLSTEQKLFMGSYGGGLWSRSDDQTLNAVTLPATIGAYISSLATDVDGNLWIATAGPNAQQATLHVRRPDGQFQSFSTVNHPGIAQVVPDDNGFLWLRLSSGGILVFDPQANRSRYLTTLTGQGGLLTNSIQTLVKDRNGAIWVGTDLGPTVFDNPYGAFDVSIDAQPPLLNRRRLLANVPITAIAVDGGNRKWIGTRDGLYHVAPDGSQLLDTFTADTSPLPANYVQALAIEPISGTVFIETGMPSQSTGIISYRGPATEPASVLNSLTIFPNPVRPDFTGTVGMNGLTENSTVKILDAGGQLVYETRSQGGTATWNLRDYRGRSAQTGIYLVVVVTADGTESLAGKLAVVR
- a CDS encoding nucleoside hydrolase; this translates as MLSADFAQPLTKPRRIWLDTDIMIGMKDKTPREVDDAIALIMALEHPDKVEIVGISTITYANYAYEVTQKILGWYNKTGRTIPVYRGSDTANDVGVENDATRALANALRKEKMPILAIGPVTNVATLIKNHPELIPQIEEVVVCAGRTPGLPFKPGLEKLSVGDYNFEMDPESFRILFNAGVRMVLSGYECSIYTFLGKTDIDFLANGSADDQWVYDQLRPWQQFNEELFGVDGFVPWDTTPLGYLTHPNYFKYYHDIPVRINVRQSDTEPTGTKPYLEVSYDYNDTNWRAIYAYKTLPGFEEIVIEDLKQASLKNRS
- a CDS encoding pyruvate dehydrogenase complex E1 component subunit beta; this translates as MREIQFREALREAMSEEMRRDPKVYLMGEEVAEYNGAYKVSQGMLDEFGPERVIDTPIAELGFAGIGVGSAINGLRPIIEFMTFNFSLVAIDQVINSAAKVMSMSGGQYSCPIVFRGPTGNAGMLSSQHSQNFENWFANTSGLKVVVPSNPYDAKGLLKSCIRDNDPVIFMESELMYGDKGQVPEEEYLIPIGLANIVREGNDVTIVSFGKIMKVALAAAEELAKNGISAEVIDLRSVRPIDYATIINSVKKTNRCVIVEEAWPLAAISSELTYNIQRNAFDYLDAPVVRVNSMDLPLPYAPTLIEAILPNVKRTLQAVETVMYKK
- a CDS encoding TonB dependent receptor, which encodes MKNLFLVLFLTFPLIAFGQSNSGRITGFLTDSVTTKPIPFATVALQTADSKLITGVTTDENGAFTIDKVAIGAYKLVFSFVGYRTSVLNNVAITNEKPVTDVGKVVVSPDSHNLKEVNVVGQKALVEDKGDRLVYNAEKDVSNTGGTAVDVLRKVPMLTVDLDGNLKMRGSGNIKVLVNGKPSSIMARNLADALKQMPANIIKSVEVITSPGAKYDAEGSAGVINIITKKGVQGTNGTVNATGGNMNRSLGGNLNVKGKKLGLAISLNGYQYRNIGENSSTRTALTDGKPTSILRQRTSRDNTGTGGFGEMSLDYDPDSTNRINFSGNAWGGNFPMNSTLDSRLVDMQGNVSQNYHRDIRFRNPYGNTEFNLGWTKSFKKPGQELAVLTQYARMPDNYYYTITQTDMTSEVPTYLERSTNLSRNNEYTFQTDYSHPFTARTKRDTLTFKAEAGAKAILRDIGSEFVIEQALTGLEGDYAVDPGRSNEFTYNQRVVAGYASLKIDTKRKWNLTAGTRLEHTRIEGDFVTNQSRFTNQYQNLIPSFTLAKTLWKKHTFKVSYTQRISRPLIWYLNPYKNYSDPKNVQTGNPFLNPELTHATELSYSTFGKEGSSFNAAVFWRQTNNSIEWLAVVDGQGAALSSPQNIGRNASYGANLNLTLQPNKNLNFSIGSDLTYVDLTSVALNQRTSGWVWSTSPNISYKLPKDLTLQANGYVGSGWISLQSRNSGWYYYGLSAKKEFMDKKVSLTMNLNNPFNRTVKITGDQFAPSFTAQNTSLFVNRSIRLTLSYKFGQMSSGGKQSRKISNDDKK
- a CDS encoding phosphotransferase, with the protein product MLHLDAQKIDILQDYLRRRGWLDTEEIISSVEKPGEGNMNYTLRVTTPNRTLIVKQSRDYVEKYPTIPAPANRAVIEGRFYQKTQPIPMLASYMPQLLGADDENNILVLQDLGDSSDYTFLYQPGQLLNESDTLALTEYLSELHHQFSVEAPDPIFANHDMRALNHEHIFNYPFLEDNGFDLNTIQPGLQKLAMPYKQDAKLKMIVEQLGEIYLSESQLYRGGVAAPKTLLHGDYYPGSWLQTTVNQESSIKIIDPEFCFYGPPEFDLGVMIAHLMMAQQPLSTLNAILSDYEKPAGFDDTLRQQFTGVEIMRRLIGLAQLPLSLSLEQKQSLLTEARHMLQ